The Branchiostoma lanceolatum isolate klBraLanc5 chromosome 1, klBraLanc5.hap2, whole genome shotgun sequence genomic sequence gcaaaaaatGCATTGGCAAGGCCGCATTGCTTGCACAAGTAGCACTGAGACACTCAAGGTCcctactgtgtgtgtgtgtgtgtgtgtgtgtgtgcgtgtgtgagtgtatgtgtgtgtgtgtgtgtgtgtgtgtgtaacacgTGCAAAATTTCACTtcattttgtttccatttttgaaaataaaatcatttgaTATTCACCTATTAGAATAATTAGTTAAAATTATTTATTTCGTTTCATTTTTCGAGGCCACATTGCACAAATAGCCCTGAGATTAAAGTTAAGGTTTCTTGtgtatttgtatcatatttcatttcattttgtttccatATCCATCTTAGGAGCGACCTTGAGAAACCATGTCACAACAGCAGCAGGGGAGGGCACGAGGCCGGGCACGAggccgggggaggggggcaaccaACGAGCCTCCACCGCGCAGACCAGGCACTCAGGCACCTAACCAAGGACCACCCGGGATGCAGGCGGGTCAACCAATGGCAGCACAGGGTGGTATTAGGCCACCAATGGCAGCTCAGGGTGGACCACCAATGGGAGTGCAGTACGCTGTAGGTCAACCAATGGGAGGTCAGGGTGATCAATCAATGGGAGCACAGTACGCTGTAGGTCAACCAATGGGAGGTCAGGGTGGTCCACCAATGGGAGCGCAGTACGCTGTTGGTCAACCAATACGAGCTCAGGGTGGCCCACCAATGGGAGCGCAGTACAGTGTAGGTCAACCAATGGCAGCTCAGGGTGGCCCACCAATGGGAGTTCAGGGTGGACCACCAATGGGAGCTCAGGGTGGACCACCAATGGGAGCGCAGTACGCAGTAGGTCCACCAATGGGAGCAGAGAGTGGAGTTGGACAGCCAATGGCTGCTCCTGTTGCTACTGGTAGAGCCCGTCAAAGGGGAGGGGCAACAGCAAGAGCACCCGGAGGTCAGTGAATTGCTAGAGTTAAGTTACCCTTGAGTCCAGAAATTTTCTATGGGGCCGCTAGCGACTTGCCTCCGGAAAGCAAGACTATCTGGCCGACGGAATTAaatagccgagggagttgtaacACCGTTGGCCAGATGGTGTTGCTCTACAGGGGAAGTTGCAAGCAGTCCCGCAGATCTCTGACTGTCGAGGATACTAAAGTCTAATTTCTTTGCTGAAATGTACTCAGATAATTGTTAATATCTACTTGTGTGACTTGTTTCaacctgaaaaataaacaatttaAAACATGAAACTCTAAAACTATTGGTGACAGTCCACTATTCATTGTATTTGTTGaaaaaagctaggggaattttccctgAGTACAGTGCatgtatactgtacattgtgTCTGTCATGATGAATCAGTGTAAGAGTAAGCTCTTCAGTAAGCTATTACCTGGTTCGAGATACCTAGTCTTTCTGAGTTTCtttcagttttccttttttgtttttcagcACCGCCGACTTCTCAACTGGAGGCCCTTACCCTGGGGGACCGACCCGGGAGTGCCCCAGGGGGTGGGGGTGCCAGGAGGAGGCGGGGTGGGGTTGTTGTCGAGGAGCCCCACACTAGACCTGGGAGCATGGTGAACAAGAAAGGTCAGGCAAAATTCTACGCTTTACGGTTTGTACTGCACatgtgcaaggtcaaaggttaaggcaGTTCTTGGATCATGCTTGATACCTTATCCAGACATGTTTGGTTTATGTCTCACGGAATGTTCTCACACTTTCTTTGTTTGAGGACAACAAATCCTTTCAACTTCTGATGGCTTGActgttgaaatgtgtgttttctcgatTGGGTATGAAAagaataaaaagtaaaaagaataTAGCTTTGACCATTGGGTGATCCGACCTGCtgtcaggctggtacctcaggtgacGTGGAATATGTGGCtgctccagctttaaatttcttTCTGCCCAATTTTTGTTGTCAAGTTGCTGTCATTTTATTGctatcaaaaatacaatttcattaatttcatgtcatgaagttgagATTTTTGGCCAGACTGTGTGAAATTTTTGTCGGTCCCCGGACAAGtacatttctgtcctgggacagagggacgggtcctagaGACAGCCATTTAAAGAATACACCTTGTACTATTCTCTGCATGTATCTAATGTAATATTTTGTTGTGGATTTACCCTTTTTTCTTTACTATAGGCACCACAGGgaacaaaatcaacatgatcACCAACTTCTTCAAGGTCAAGCCGAAGCCGCAGTGGGTGCTGTTTCAGTACCACGTCGAGTTCTCACCGGAGGTTGACCACCGCAAGGCACGCATAGCCATGGTGTACGGCCAGGAGGCTCTGTTGGGGGATACCAAGATCTTTGATGGGATGATCCTGTTTCTGCCCAAGAGACTGGAAAATGATGTAAGGGAGATACCCTTATGTACTGACGCCCCTATGTTTCCCTACTTGTCTGTCTCAACAGATACTTTTATTGCCATTCTGACCGATGATGATCTTTCACTACTTGTTCCACAACTGAGAGCTTTTCAGTGTACCACTGGGTTCTAATAATAATATAGGTCACATCATTATTAtactgtccaaataccagtctgAAACTTTTTGTCTACAACACCAGCTTCTTTCCTCCAACAGCAAAATTATGTAGCTCTGTCCCTGAAAAGTGTTTCCAGCTCCTACGTAACAACCCCTGCAAAACTAATATTCACTGCTGTCTCCTAGCATAGTAAGCTATATCTCCCATCTATTTAGTTCAGTGATCtcttggccttgcactgagcaaacttgtaaaaaaaatgtctgacTTTCCTTTTCTACCGACTCTAGCAAACGGTTGTGTACACCAAGCGGAAGACGGACGATGCAGACATCCGCATCACAATCACCCTGACCAATGAGGTTCCTCCGACCTCACCAATATGCCTCCAGATCTACAACATCCTCTTCCGCAAGTTCCTCAAGAACATCGGCATGCAGGAGATCAACCGTAACTACTACAACCCCGCACTGAAGGTGGCAGTGGAGCAACACAAGTAAGGAATTTTCTTGTTTGAGCAACGCTCATGAAGTAGTGGCTTAGGCATCCCCACTGGCCCTCTTCCCACAAAGCATCTCCAAGCAGCACAAGTAAGGAATAAACCTGTTCACaattgcagtccttaggacgggatggGAAGcaatggtccactgttcattgtacgaAAAGAGCACTATGGACCTGTAAGCTACTGTACatggcatctgtcttctctgtcatgaccagcgGAAGATAAGCTTttcagtgagcttaactggtGAGAGAtcagtttctttctttttttctttcttaatgtTGTTGTCCACCTCCCCCCATACTTGAGGTGTGACTGGGATTCGTGACTTCCATTCCGCAGTGCACGGACGTTTCTCTGCCCCACTTCAGCAGAACTTTCATGCTCAAGCTAATGTTGAATGTCTTTCTCTCCTAATCTCAGACTGGAGGTGTGGCCGGGTTAACATAACATATAACagatagataactttattgcgcaacaattgtacaaggtacaaagtatggctggtacataactataGTTTTAACATGAATACATACCTgacatacaaactacatatacaaatatatacacaaaacttgacagactttgctatttttgtccTTCTCCCAACCCCAGACTGGAGGTGTGGCCAGGGTTCGTGACCTCCATCTTGCAGTACGAGTCGAAGACCCTCCTGCTGGCGGATGTCTCACACAAGATCATGCGGACCGACACCGTGCTCGACCTCATGTATGACCTGTTCGCCCGGGACCAGCGCAACTTCTACGAGAAGGCCACCAAGATGCTCGTGGGAGAGATCGTCCTCACCAGGTGAGATATCAGACTTTTACTAGTACTTCTGTCAGAAGACTGTCATGAGTTGACCATGTTCAAAGGTTGTTACATGATCTGAGGTACAAAATCGCCCCAGGACTGTGGAATACAATGTTCTGCTATGCAGAAAGTACTGTTTCAAAGCCTTGGACTTGAGACATGCGTTTCCTGAGATTGTCACCTCTGTACACAAATATCCAATCTTATCCCGGAAtagtggataacaaagttctttgtaaacAGCCAATTAGCAAAGAGTTTATATCTTGCtaatgttttggtgaccatctgtcagcTTCCTCACTGGGCAATGCTAACTGGTTCTACTCTACATTCTTCCCACtgaagcagcaacacctagctgcagtgggTAGTACTGtacaaccagtcagtattgccctctGAAATAAAAGTTGACAGGTGATCAATAATGCACATGCACAGTTTAATTTGACAGGTGATCACCGAAACATTGGATAAATATGAacgcttggttgtgtacaaagaactttggtATATCcagtgactttttttttttttttaacataatctttattcatttttgaaaaaaagacacaacaatACAATGTGGATATACAAAAAGCAACCTAAGCCAGGAAAGACAATTTGCATTTTCCCAACTAAATTAATTTTAACAGTGCATAACCAATGTGTCCCCACTTTAACAAGTGTTTCTCAATCTTCTGTAAGTTTTGGGCGATGATGTACTCAACTTTGTAATAATAGTGTACATAGGCTAAAAAGCCATCTATTGTAGGAATTTTTAAATGTCTACATTTAAAGATATACACCTTGGCAATTAGTAACAATGTGTTCAGAATGATAGGATAGCCTAATGAACCaaatgaaataattttactTGTAAATCTAAATTCCACGTTCATATGCTTTCTGATCCAGCTTTCTACATCCCcccaaaattttacaagataaGAACATTGACAAAAGATGTGGACGGGAGTTTCCTCCTCAGTCTTACAATAAGAACAAAGTGTATTTTCTGCTAATTTCCATTTATAAAGCTTATTCTTAAGAGCAAGAAAATTATGCAACAACTTAAATTGAAAGGATCTTAAATAGGAGTCAATAGTTGTTTTATAGGTCAGACTGTAAACTACATCCCATTGTATCTGGTCATTAAACAATTCTATCCAATATTCCTGGGCTTTACAATGGAAGTCAACACATTTCCTTTCAACTAAGTAAAAACGGTACAATTCCTTGTTTATCTTAAGTCCTTTTACCCACTTGGAATATTTTGTAACAGGCATAATAGCTGTTTCACATAGAGAAATACCTTGAATACTTTGTTTCCATTTAAAGGGAATACTGGATAACAATTGTATGAATTTAAGCTCATCACAAATTCTTCCATATTTACCAATAAATGATCTGTATGTCATAAAGTATCCATCCATGTTCAATAAATcattaacaaacaaaattcctctttggCTAAAGGTTTCCCAGAAAAAAGGTAGTCCATCAATAAGTATATTGGAATTGAACCAGAGAAATTGTCTCAAGTATTCAGACATATTATCAGGAGGTTTTTTCTGGGCCTTCAGCCAGGCTAACATCACCTCTTCAAAGAAAGTACTTAAAAGTGAGTGTTTAGAAACAACATTGTGAAAGTGTGCTTCGGTAAGTTGTAAGAATGGAAAAATATCATAGTTAAAGTGTATACAATGATTTAACATCTTCCTACAAAACCAGCTTttgttcaaatacattctaggaACCCATGCTGCCTTAAGTGCAGCATTAAAGGCTTCTAAATTGATCAGTTTTAATCCACCATATTCATACATATTATAAACTATATTCCTTTTGACACGTTCTGGCCCTCCTGACCAAAGAAACTTGAATACCTTTTTCTCATAAGTCTGAAAAAACTCAGCATCTGGAGAGGGCAGTGACATGAATAAATATGTAAACTGAGACACAACCAAAGTATTTATCAGTGTCACTTTGCCATACAGGGTAAGAGTCTTTCCTTTCCAAGGCTGGAGTATCCTATCTACTTTTTGTAGTTTTCTACTGAAATTATCAGAAATCAAAGTGTTCATATCTTGGGGAATGTGAATTCCCAAAAGGTCAGCTGGACCATCTGACCACTTAATAGGAAAAGTACATGGTAGTTGAAAACCAGTGTCCTTCAGTGGACCCATTCTTAAGATTATACATTAATGTCAAAATTTGGCACAAGCCCGGAAATATTTGAGAAGTTTTTTAACTCTAAACATAATGTTTCCAATGTTGTAAGAGCAGGTTTGAGGAAAAATTCTGTATCATCCGCAAATTGAGACAATTTGCATGGCTCTTTTCGGCACACCAatccttcaatattttcatttgctCGCACTCTAATGGACAACAATTCTacagataaaacaaacaaatagggcGATAATGGACAACCTTGTCTTAGCCCCCGGAGAAGCCTAAAGGGCTCTGATAaatatccagtgacttaccagccTTATGAGACCTGGTTTACAACTGTCCCTGTACAGATATAACAACCAGACCTACCGGATCGATGACATCAGCTGGGATGAGCATCCCGCCGACCGGTTCCGGATGTCTGACGGGAAGGACATCAGTTTCATGGAGTACTACGAGCGGCAGTACAACCGCAAGATCGAGGACAAGGACCAGCCTCTGCTGCTGAGCAGGGCCAAGAagaaggtactttttttctaatttgtttGGTAAAGATCAGCATCCTTTTCGTAACAGGGCTGTAAAAACTGGGTGCATGTtcacttttgtgcacctaaaatcagagctgtgcacctgatttttaaCAATGAGTGCacctatacaatcatgtagatatttgtgtaggattACATACATGATGATGACATACATGAAGGTACTAATTGTACACCTGTGTTCAGGATTTGCtgacatatttttctttatGTATGCTGTGCTACTAAATTTCTGCACACCTAATTTTGTTGgtttggtgcaccagtgcaactGTTCCTAAAATTGAATTTAAATGATATCCTTTTGACAGTCTAGTTTTCTCACTGTTACACTTACAGACAAAGGAGGGTGAAGTCCAGATCTTGAAGCTGATTCCTGAGCTGTGTACTCTGACAGGTGGGCcttctttgaaatcttttgtcatctcaattgaggtgaaacaACTGCTGGCAtgttcagccaagcacactgagTCAGACCTTCCCTTCTCTAAAATCGTGTTTGGATTCTATTACatacagaggtttgacgctaGGGGAGATAATTTCCGGATGAAAATTATACAGAAGTAatcttcatattttttttattatttttttttattttttattcattttccatccaacaacataaacaacacagtcaGTAGTTCAGTAACATAAATAAGTGTCATATACAAATTGACGTCAGTAATAACTTGTCatacaaaaacagtgtcatataaaacaaaaactttctcCGTCCAGTAACAAGTGtcatatacaaaagaaaactttatccattcaataacataatttcaatcaaaacatagataatagtgtcatttgaaaaactgaaacacaactgaaaataacttattgtaaacataaacataaagtcCCCCATTTCCCCCTGTGCTTTTCCAGTTTTCCCCTTCTTGCTGCAATCAAATATTCTGCTTGTTGAAAAAAGTTAACATATTTGGTAAAGGAATTTAAACTTAAATGACCAGCCTTTCTCCTTTTGTATATATAGGTTTTGGCTAACAGGATTATAACATTATTATCTCGACCCCCCGAGATAAATTTccaaatatgatattaaatgcatttaagtttaaaagTTGACCTGTTTTCTCATAAAACCAAGATTTAATGTCATCCCAAAATTTTATTAACTGCGGGCAATCCCAGAAGACATGAATGTATGTTTCTTCCTCTAGATGACAGAAGGAGCATAAAGGGTTATCTACTAGTTTCCAAATATATAATAATCGATTAGTAGGCAAAAATTTATGGAGAAGTCTATATTGGAAATATCTAGTCACAGGGTCTATAGTACTATATATCAAAGACGTATACACTATTTTCCAGGGTATAGGGGaatcaaagaggtacagccatgccatttgtacattgtgtggACAATCAATTAGCTTTTCAGATAAGAGAAAAAACTCATACATATCTCTATTGATCTTAATTCTAGTCAACCATTTACTATTATGTTGTTCTTCATATTttgtccagttgtagagattgtaTTGTCTTTAAACATAAGtgcaaattttttttccttctcacAGGTTTGACGGAGGAGGCTCGACAGAACTTCCACGTGATGAAGGACATCGCGGTCCACACCCGCATCACTCCCGACCGGAGGAGCGTCACGCTGCAGAGGTTCATCAACCAACTCAACAGGTGGAGAACAAACTTCTCTGTACACAACCAGAGAGTTAATACCTAGcctgaccatctgtcaccttccttatTATAGGGCAATACTTACTGGTGAAACTCCACACTGCAGCTTAAGTCAGTACTGCCCTGTTGACCCACACCACTtatcagaaacaaacaaacaaatacccCAACTGACTACACAACCTCTGTCTTCACCTAGGCAAAGAGATAAATACAGCAAATAGATAAAAAGCGGACTTTTAATACTTCCCTGCCTCATTACTACAGCAATGCTGAAGTGCAGAAGGAGATGAGGGGTTGGCAGATCGAGTTCGACCAGAACCTGCTCCAACTGGAGGGACGCACGGTGCCGAAAGAGAAACTCTTCTGTCGTGATGGACAAGATGTATGTTGTTAAGATTCGTTCAAGATTCTTATTAGTCACAGAAATTAACGTGGTCAGCTCTACATTAATTTTGAAGTCGTCTGGCAAAGATGATCAAGGCATTGCTCGATCAAGAGGGGAGAAGAAGATGCAGATATTAAAAAAAGAGATAGTATAacatcagagaatggacagggcTCAGTCAGACCCTTCAggtagcaaaaaaaaacaaacagaaaaggtTTTGAGGAAGGCGGTTGACTGAGTATCTGTGGTGCCCCAGTAGTCAAGAAAAAACTTTTTAATACCTTTTTTAACCCATTATTTAACCTTAAAAGTTTACATACTCTTTGGCCGTGGCCATTTTTCAagataaaatttttgaaaatgatcaAAGCTTaagataaaccggatagtgtgtgagttaaatattttttttgacaTGTATTGACTGAGAACTATATCTGGTCCACTTTCCAGCTTGACTTTAAGCGTGAGAGTGCAGACTGGTCGCGAGAGCTACGGAGCCGTGCCCTGCTCAGCACCAAGCCGCTGAAGGAGTGGCTCCTCATCTTCCCCAAGAGGATCTCTCAGAACGCAAGTGACTTCCTGGGAGCCCTGCACAGGGTGGGACCCGCCATGGACATGCAGATACACAACCCCATCATGTAAGTGTAAAGGGTAGAAAAGGTAACGGTAGTCCCATTGCCTTTCTTgatgccgtaggggcagtgggttgttatccactgtgtctagcgcacggtattggaaggtggaatCCATCCCTCTGCTTCCACCACCGTCTACCTccacaaccgaagtcaggtttccaattttttttacctgggtggagtgaggaacatTGTATCAAGTGCCctaaagggcacaacatcgatgacatgacaggattcgaacccaggacctctgagttTTGGGGCAAACATCCTGCCATGGACATGCAGATCCACAACCCCATCATGTAAGCACTAAAAACACCCCATTTCCTCTAGAGGCCTTGATAGCTGAGCAATCAAACATTTGACGGATCAGAATAGGTTTTTAAATGCTTtacatattttgttgtcttttaaatcatggttttcatcttgcatcatattcatactggaATTATAAGATCAAGGTTAACCAATTTTGATTGCTGTATGGTCACTCTGAGTGATTGCCGCCTAGTGGAGAAGGGaccataaaaaaatgcaaaagtgCGCAAGCAGACCACTTGGGACTGataagattgattgattgattggttgattgattgattgattgattgattgattgattgatgtattCCAGGTGTGACATACCGGATGAACGCACAGAGAGCTACTTGCGCGCTATGAAACAGCTGATCAAGCCTAATGTCACCCAGATGGTACGTTCTGTAATTCAGTCATGCTCCAGTCATCATCACCAACATCttcgttttttttaatttttaaatcTTCAATtcaggaaaacaaaaagaaaggtaCAGATAAACAAATCAATGTTtgtatttcaaacaaaacaaatatgagCATGATTCATGTTCAGTGATAAAGTGCTAGTATGTACCCAAACCCATCAGTTCTGTACTTGGGCTTGCTGCAtacaggacccatccctccgacccaggatggaaatttgcttgtcgggacggaaaaaaatgtcaccctgtctGTCCCCAAAAATTGGAACTTCTCGACGtaagattgatgaaaatgcattttgtaggcttaaaattacagatttgacaacgaaaattaaaacattggatGGGACGGAAAAATAtttaaagctagagacagccctggctgCATATTAGAAAACTGTTTGACTTGGGCCAACTCACACCAAGTGCTTTTACCTGGTGTGAATCGATAATTGATGTAAATTGCATTTTTGGCCTGCTAACTTAGTTGGCACAAAAGACAAGACAAGGGAGAAAAGTGCCTTTGAATTTTGCTTGTGGGTGTAGTTGGATTTTGACACTTTCTTTTAAGGTTgatgttcttttctttttcgttCTCAGGTTGTTTGCATTACTAAGGGTGAGCGGAAAGACTGCTACGACGCCATTAAGAAGTTCTGCTGTGTGGAGCATCCCGTGCCGAGCCAGGTCAGTCTGTCTTTTGAATGAAtttacttacttagacttaggggctcccgtgtcgtccgacacatgaggcagttaggttGGCCCAGCAGGCTCGGTCAGCAGCCATCCTCCTTACATCCCTCCAGTTCAGGTTGGCTGCTCGGAGGTCCCTCTCTATCGTCTGTCTGTAATTCATCCTGGGGCGACCCCTGCGTCTCTTCCCCTGCGGGTTCCACTCCTGGACTTGGTTTGCCAGCTAGTCTGTCAAGCGCTAGCCTTGTACATATTGTAGCATGGCCTAGCCAGCTCAGACGCTGTTAACATCTTGTTGCAGACACTTGTTGCTGGTTGGTTCTGGCTCTTATCTCCCTGTTGGTAGTGAAATCATCCCATCTGATGCCCAAGATTTTCCGCATACATTTGTTGTCAAAGCCATTCAGTCTCTTTTCTTGACTTGATTTCCTTTTGAATGCTCAATCAAATATTCTAAAGCTGTCCCTCCTTGTTAATGTCTATAAGGATTCCTGTGATGTTCTACACTCCCAGTCTTTTAAAGTATTGCTACATGCTCGTGTTGTGGTTGTGATCTTAGATGTTATCAATGTCTAGTCAAAAACTTGTGTTATTTCAGGGTTTTATTGATGTATGATGCTATTTTAGAACAACTTTTGAAAACAATTGTCATGAATCCACAATTCATCAGCCAAAGATTTATATCTTTAGGAAAATCTCATAATTTCCAGGTCTCACCCAGGCATTGTCATGTTATTGTgtacacagacagatacacacacagacagacagatacacagacagacacaaacacagacacgtgTGCACAccaacacgcacacacagaacACAGACACGCGGACACAGGCACAGacacctgcacacacacacacactcacacacacacacgctcacacacacacacgctcacgctcacacactcgcacacacacacacacacaaatgctgaCTCTaatggcgaaggtaaaaaaaccATTGAACATCATCAGGTTATCCGGAGCCGCACGTTGCAGAAGAAGCAGATGCTGATGTCGGTGGCCACCAAGATCGGGATGCAGCTCAACTGTAAAATGGGAGGGGAGCTCTGGGCAGTGGAGATCCCGGTAAGGACAAAAATTGACCTAGATTTTCCTGCATGAATAGCACATAACTTTTGTATAGTATTAGTATATGTACAAGCTACCCCTACTATGGACCTTTACTCTTGTCATTAAGAGCTGTGAACAGTGAAGATTCTGGTAGGATTACTATTAGAGCATAGGATGACAACATTtgattttcatttgtttcgTGTACCTGGTAAAACACCTGGTTATTGCTTGAGCCATCCTACATTGAATTcaagttaaaaacaaacttttcaatGGCACTACAACATCTGGGCAACTCAATAGCGATGTGTAAAACAATTGTTGACATTTGTATTTTGCATTGTCTTACTTTCCAGTTGACCAGTCTGATGGTAGTGGGCATCGATGTGTACCACGACTCTCTCACTAAGGGCCAGTCAGTGGGCGGGTTTGTTGCCTCCATGAACAGGCACCTGACAcgcttattttatttttattatcatgattattgtttgcaatgtgacatttgtattgtacattttctgACTTTCCAGTTGACCAGTCTGATGGTGGTGGGCATCGATGTGTACCACGACTCCCTGACTAAGGGCCAGTCAGTC encodes the following:
- the LOC136423487 gene encoding piwi-like protein 1, which produces MSQQQQGRARGRARGRGRGATNEPPPRRPGTQAPNQGPPGMQAGQPMAAQGGIRPPMAAQGGPPMGVQYAVGQPMGGQGDQSMGAQYAVGQPMGGQGGPPMGAQYAVGQPIRAQGGPPMGAQYSVGQPMAAQGGPPMGVQGGPPMGAQGGPPMGAQYAVGPPMGAESGVGQPMAAPVATGRARQRGGATARAPGAPPTSQLEALTLGDRPGSAPGGGGARRRRGGVVVEEPHTRPGSMVNKKGTTGNKINMITNFFKVKPKPQWVLFQYHVEFSPEVDHRKARIAMVYGQEALLGDTKIFDGMILFLPKRLENDQTVVYTKRKTDDADIRITITLTNEVPPTSPICLQIYNILFRKFLKNIGMQEINRNYYNPALKVAVEQHKLEVWPGFVTSILQYESKTLLLADVSHKIMRTDTVLDLMYDLFARDQRNFYEKATKMLVGEIVLTRYNNQTYRIDDISWDEHPADRFRMSDGKDISFMEYYERQYNRKIEDKDQPLLLSRAKKKTKEGEVQILKLIPELCTLTGLTEEARQNFHVMKDIAVHTRITPDRRSVTLQRFINQLNSNAEVQKEMRGWQIEFDQNLLQLEGRTVPKEKLFCRDGQDLDFKRESADWSRELRSRALLSTKPLKEWLLIFPKRISQNASDFLGALHRVGPAMDMQIHNPIMCDIPDERTESYLRAMKQLIKPNVTQMVVCITKGERKDCYDAIKKFCCVEHPVPSQVIRSRTLQKKQMLMSVATKIGMQLNCKMGGELWAVEIPLTSLMVVGIDVYHDSLTKGQSVGGFVASMNRHLTRWYSQCTFHKHSGQELIDGLKHCLVASLRHYQAINKDYPQRIIFYRDGVGDGQLEAVLEHELPQIIDTFKSCGYEPKITFVIVKKRINTRFFARAGPGLQNPPPGTIVDDEVTRPEWYDFFLVSQSVRQGTVTPCHYNVVWDTSGLKPDHMQRLTYKLCHLYYNWPGTIRVPAPCQYAHKLAFLVGQSIHTAPSENLAQTLFFL